One genomic window of Halobellus limi includes the following:
- a CDS encoding TrmB family transcriptional regulator, translating into MNPADAADVSDVSEHDAVAALERLGLSNYAARVFVALQRLGVGTARQIHEDTEVPRSQVYGAAEELTDLGLVELQQSTPKRYRPVDLDTARRQLAEALKSEADRAFSFLRAQRSARSERETRDDVWTTRGREPINGRVTELARQATDTVLFAAPDPAFVPDDLIAVLEARVDDGVSVRVVSESPAVRETFSDVAGVEVDAAMDSQPMEYTGRVLLVDDRAVLLSAVSPTEAAEETAIWSADTAMADILVRAIAGNIDSFVRDGDAPA; encoded by the coding sequence GTGAACCCGGCCGACGCAGCCGACGTGTCGGACGTCTCCGAGCACGACGCCGTCGCCGCGCTCGAACGCCTCGGGCTGTCGAACTACGCGGCGCGCGTGTTCGTGGCGCTCCAGCGCCTCGGCGTCGGGACGGCCAGGCAGATCCACGAGGACACCGAGGTCCCCCGCTCGCAGGTGTACGGCGCGGCGGAGGAACTCACCGACCTCGGCCTCGTCGAACTCCAGCAGTCGACGCCGAAGCGCTACCGGCCGGTCGACCTCGACACGGCCCGGCGGCAGCTCGCCGAGGCGCTGAAATCCGAGGCCGACCGGGCCTTCTCGTTCCTCAGAGCGCAGCGCAGCGCTCGCAGCGAGCGCGAGACGCGCGACGACGTGTGGACCACGCGCGGACGCGAACCGATCAACGGCCGCGTCACCGAACTTGCCAGGCAGGCGACCGACACCGTGTTGTTCGCGGCCCCCGACCCGGCGTTCGTCCCCGACGATCTGATCGCGGTGCTCGAAGCGCGCGTCGACGACGGCGTGTCAGTTCGCGTCGTAAGCGAGAGTCCGGCGGTCAGAGAGACGTTCTCGGACGTCGCCGGCGTCGAGGTGGACGCGGCGATGGACTCCCAGCCGATGGAGTACACCGGTCGGGTCCTCCTGGTCGACGATCGGGCCGTCCTGCTGTCGGCCGTGTCGCCGACGGAAGCCGCCGAGGAGACGGCCATCTGGTCCGCCGACACGGCGATGGCGGACATCCTCGTGCGGGCGATCGCCGGCAACATCGACTCGTTCGTCCGCGACGGGGACGCCCCGGCGTGA
- a CDS encoding acylphosphatase, with translation MSDDRIRAHVFVSGTVQGVYYRASTRDAARDRDVDGWVRNLDDGRVEAVFEGPEPAVEELIEWCHTGSPAASVEDVDVTYEEPEAESGFEVRW, from the coding sequence ATGAGCGACGACCGCATCAGAGCGCACGTCTTCGTCAGCGGAACCGTCCAGGGCGTCTACTACCGGGCGTCGACGCGGGACGCGGCCCGCGACCGCGACGTCGACGGCTGGGTCCGAAACCTCGACGACGGTCGCGTGGAGGCGGTCTTCGAGGGGCCGGAACCGGCCGTCGAGGAGCTGATCGAGTGGTGTCACACGGGAAGTCCGGCGGCGTCCGTCGAGGACGTCGACGTGACCTACGAGGAGCCGGAGGCCGAGTCCGGGTTCGAGGTCCGCTGGTGA
- a CDS encoding DUF7344 domain-containing protein, with protein sequence MLQEADAPLDIGTLSTRIAARENDVDPAAVTHRQRKSVYTSLHQNHLPKLADTGFVAAEREWVDIRLTDRADVLESHLRPTDQSPRSYWPVALATGICTTAAVALFPGSTLPGVAGAVLATLSVTLVCLVAF encoded by the coding sequence GTGCTGCAGGAGGCAGACGCCCCCCTGGACATCGGCACGCTCTCGACGCGGATCGCCGCCCGGGAAAACGACGTTGATCCCGCCGCCGTCACTCACCGGCAGCGAAAGAGCGTCTACACCTCCCTCCACCAGAACCACCTCCCGAAGCTCGCCGACACCGGCTTCGTCGCCGCGGAACGCGAGTGGGTGGACATCCGCCTCACGGACCGGGCCGATGTCCTCGAATCGCACCTCCGACCGACCGATCAGTCGCCGCGTTCCTACTGGCCGGTGGCGCTCGCGACTGGCATCTGCACGACCGCGGCCGTCGCCCTCTTTCCCGGGTCCACGCTTCCGGGCGTCGCGGGTGCGGTCCTCGCGACGCTGTCGGTGACCCTCGTCTGTCTGGTCGCCTTCTGA